The Oncorhynchus keta strain PuntledgeMale-10-30-2019 chromosome 28, Oket_V2, whole genome shotgun sequence DNA segment AACACAAACAGCTCATGGCGGTGCAGCTGTTGGTGTTGTCTAGTCCTGCTGTAGGTGGGCAGGTGGGCCCTCAGCACTTTCCTCAAGTCCTTATTGAGCAGGAGGCAGAAGATAGGGTTGACTCCTGCTTGGGCGAAGCTCATCCACACTGTGATGGAGAGGTACCTGTGAGGGATGGAGCAGGACTTGACAAACACCCTCCAGAAACAGGCCACTATGTAGGGAGCCCAGAGCACCAGGAAGAGCAGGGTGATGATGTAGAACATCCTGCCTAGCCTCCTCTCAGATCTGACCTCCTCCATGCCCAGCAGGcgctgctgctgctggttgtGCAAAGTCTGCCTGATGCCCAGCAGGGTGGGGGGCATTGGGCCTCGGCCAAAGCCTGCGATCCAGTTGGCTGCTGCCTGACCCGTGGCACCCGGGCCGTGGAAGGTCCAGTTCTGGCTGATGGCTGGCATTAGCTGGACAGGCTTCATCTTTCGATGCTTGTATTCAAACAGCAGGAGTTTGGTGTAGAAACCGTGAGTGGCCAGGACCACGATGGCCAGCATGAGCATGAAGCCCAGAGTGTCATTGGTCTTAAGGTAGCGATGCTCGAAAATGCACTGGTCCTCGTCTTGAATGAACTTGTACGTCCCCACGTCAAAGACAGGCGGAGACGCCATGGCAATGGCCAAAGTCCAGACCATGCAGATGATGGCAGCGCAGGTCCAGACCGTCATGCGTTTGGCGTAGAAGCGGTGGTGGGTGATGGCCAGGTAGCGGGTCACAGCCACACAGAACAGCATGAAGGCAGCGTGAAAACAGAAGAGCACAGCTAGGAAGGCCACCAGCTTACagctgaaggcactgtaggtccaTGCTGAGCTGTTGTGGACAGACACCAGGACGAAGGGGAAGCAGGCAGCAGAACGGATGACATCAGCTAGGCAAAGGTCCAGCAGAAAGAAATAGGGGGCCTTGTGAAGGGCCCGGTCTCGGAGGACCAGCAGAGACACCAGCAGGTTGCCTGCTAGGCTGACACAGAGGATCAGGCCCAGGAACACCAACTTGACATAGGTGGACACGGCCGCAGCTGAGATTCCTTCACTGCTGGTGCTGGTAATACTACTGTCCCTCTGTGAGGCCAACACTGCCAGCAGGCTCCCTGGGCCATCTATGCCAAAGATCTGGGTCTGGTTAGACATGCCTTCAACTCTATGATTCTAGGGGTAGGGGTGCGAGGGTgattctaccccctctctctcggaCCGACGCCACTCTTCCGCCTATGGCACGGCAGCCCTCCTATCGTCCGTCCTGGGGTTTTCTTCCTTTGTCCCGCCTCTTACAGGGATATGTGAGGATCCATTCTAGATAACAGGCTCATTTGTCTCCATTACATTTAGCACCTGTGAACAAAGAAACAGAAGACACTGCATTGATCCTAACTCCAGGAGGACATAGCTAACATATTTATACATGTACCAGAGAGCAATCATCTGTAAAACAGGCAGCCTCAGTTCATACCTTTGTCAGACCGATTCGGATCCATAAAAACAACAAGGAAAACTAAAACATGGCTTCCAGAAACGTGTGTTGGGCAACAGTGAGGATAACTCCACCTTCCTGTCTTTCTATTGCTGGGATCAAATCAGCAGTTCTCCAGCATGCCCGCTCCTTGGCGCTCTCAATAATTACCTTGCCTGTTGCTAAGATACAACAGCTCACATACTTTGTTCAGGAGTGTAGGTGTTTGAGTGCATGCATGGGGGTGTATAGGGGATGGAGCAGAGGACAATCAATCAGGTACAACAAGACAGACCACAATAGAGCAACTAATTCACATTCTAAATGTGAAAATAGTGTTTGTGCCAAAAAAGGGTACTTAAAATTGATTGTATGTGATTAAAAAGACACTGTAAAATGGAAATAAAGATACCATTTGGGTCTACAGCTGAACAAAGGAGTTGGGAAGCAGATGTGGGTCTATGAGTATATCTGAGAGTGATTGATTAACCTGTTGACTTCATAGAATATAAACGATACCCTAATATTTGAATACATGGGCCATGAACAATGTAGGCCTAAACGTAATACCAATATAGCAAGGAAATGTTTACATTGCATGCAGGGCATTGAAGGGGAAACTAGATTATTTTTTGCATATTAGAATACCATAACCCAAACATGTTGTAACTTAATTGTAGAAGCCGCAGGTACAATAAAGAAATCTAACTAACTGACCTTCGGAAATTCTTTGTTGTGCCCAGCACTCAAACATTtagcaccatggacagcgccACACCAGCGCGAACTAAAACAAAGGACTGATCGCAGATTTATCAGCACCACTGCAACTGAACAGCGCCGCGCCCAGGCAACTCATATAACGATAAGGACGCACCTGTTGTTGGAGCTGGGTCTGCAGGGAGGCCTAAATAAATGGAAGATTATTGCAATACTGCTTTCATCCCAAATAAGACTGTGGATTTATGCAATCTTAATCATAGGCCTTGCTACTAATGACGAGCTATAATTAGAAACATATGTCTGCATTAACTCAAATCACTTAATCAATGCGTTGACTTTTTATATGTTTTAAGTAATGCCCCGTGAGCATCCAGCATGAGAAAGAGATATAAACAGGTGGATCATCATGTTCCATTTGGTAATTTGATTCATATACAGAAATAACCTACCTTCGATTTCTGGGATTTGTAAAGATGTGGGAAACCTCAGTCAGAGAGGCGGCACTGACACTGATATTAACACATTCTTCAGTCAATATTGAAACGACCACACTCAAGATAGGCTATGTCTGTCCTCTGAGCGATGATACGATTCGGCCACAGGTAGCCTAATGTTCACTGAGCCTCTTAAACATAAGTTTCACACAGACAAAGGTTGTGTCCAATTTTCGTGTCCATCATTCCATGTAATTTGTACGATGTATTGTCACGTCGAGGTAAATATAGTCTAAAGACAATTTAGGAGAGGTTACAGCACGTAGGCGGCTAGCTTCTATGTAGCCTGCAATACAACCTATCTTCTTTATATCGTCAGATCTACGATTTTCAAAGCGGTGAAATATCGAGTTTCCCTTGATGAACGTCTTGACGCTCCTTGTTTATGCATTTCCATCCATCCGTCTTCAAAATAACCTCGATGAATCTCTATTTTCATTATTTAGAAGTGAACGCTGTGCATTTATTAACCCCGTCATGTGTAGCcagtctgtttttttttgtcaggTGAAGGTCCACATTGCATTTGTCTGCCTAATTCTGGCGGACCGCATTTGATTTGGCATATTGGATATTATAATTATTGGAATTCCTATCGCATTACGGTCAAACTAAAAAAGGTTGAGTATTTAAATTAATGATTTTAAAGTAATCCCAATTAATTAAATGGCTGCTTGTGTGGATGCTGCTCGCCTATTCGCGGAGTTCGTCGGTTCTATTCGTAGGGGAGAGAgagcgtcagagagagagactgagagcgtCAGGGTCATAACTAAATCTATGAAATACAACGCGATAAATTCAAAATCATTTAGATAAACACCTGAAAAAAAGTGATTAACGCATGTTTGGTATTTCTTGGATGGGGGGCTAATCCCTATCAACTCATGATTTTCCCTTGtacggtgccttcagaaactattcagacccatcgactctttccacatttttgttatgttacagccttattctaaaattgattaaataaaacaatatccttagtaatctacacacaattcagCATAATGACATTGCAAAAACATTTTGGGgggaatttttgcaaatgtattacaaacaAAAACAGCAATACATTATTTTCATAAGAATTCCGACATTTTGCTATGAGGCTCGAAATTGagctttttagacatttttgcaaatgtattaaaagtacAAAAcatgaataccttatttacataagtattcagaccctctgctacgagacttgaaattgagctcaggttcatcctgttcccattgatcatccttgagatgtttctacaacttgattggagtccacctgtgggaaattcaattgattggacatgatttggaaaggcttgcacctgtctaaataaggtcccacagtgacagtgcatgttagaggataaaccaagtcatgaggtcgaaggaattgtctgtagagctcagagacaggattgagTAGCCCggcaaactgagaaatcgggggagaaaggccttggtcaggga contains these protein-coding regions:
- the LOC118360396 gene encoding probable G-protein coupled receptor 173; amino-acid sequence: MSNQTQIFGIDGPGSLLAVLASQRDSSITSTSSEGISAAAVSTYVKLVFLGLILCVSLAGNLLVSLLVLRDRALHKAPYFFLLDLCLADVIRSAACFPFVLVSVHNSSAWTYSAFSCKLVAFLAVLFCFHAAFMLFCVAVTRYLAITHHRFYAKRMTVWTCAAIICMVWTLAIAMASPPVFDVGTYKFIQDEDQCIFEHRYLKTNDTLGFMLMLAIVVLATHGFYTKLLLFEYKHRKMKPVQLMPAISQNWTFHGPGATGQAAANWIAGFGRGPMPPTLLGIRQTLHNQQQQRLLGMEEVRSERRLGRMFYIITLLFLVLWAPYIVACFWRVFVKSCSIPHRYLSITVWMSFAQAGVNPIFCLLLNKDLRKVLRAHLPTYSRTRQHQQLHRHELFVFTIT